The Streptomyces sp. A2-16 sequence GGTGAAGGAGCTGGCCGGCGCCCTGCGCCTCGACTACGGCACGGTCTCGCCGCTGCTCAAGCGGCTGGAGAGCGCGGGGCTGGTGAGCCGGGAGCGCGCGGCGAGCGACGAGCGTTCCGTGCGGGTGGCGTGCACGGGACGCGCACAGGACCTCAAGGAGCGCGCGGCAGCCGTCCCCGGCGCCCTGCTCGCGGCGACGGCCCTCGACAGCACGGAGGCCGCGCGGTTGCGCGAGGAGCTGCACCGGCTCGCGCAACGGGCGGACGCCGCGGCCGAACGCCCCCGCTGACCTTCTGTTACCCGAAGTCACTACCCCCTGGTAACCCGACCCCGACCTACCGGCCGGTACCTTGTGCACGATGTACTTGCGCGCACTTCTCCGGGGGGAGATCAGCCATGCCTGAGGAAACAGCCGTCGACACCCGGCCGACGAAGATCATGTATGTCGCCGAGGCCACCGCGCACGGCGGCCGGGACGGCTATGTCACCAGCCAGGACGGCCAGATCGAGCTCAAGGTCGCGATGCCCCCGGCGCTGGGCGGGGACGGAAACGGCACCAACCCGGAGCAGTTGTTCGCCGCCGGATACAGCTCCTGCTTCCACAACGCGCTGATCCTCGTCGGCAACCGCGAGGGCTACGACCTGACCGGTTCCACGGTCGCCGCGAAGGTCGGCATCGGCCCCAACAAGCACCGCGGCTACGGCCTCGCGGTCGCCCTGAGCGTCTCCCTGCCGGTCCTCGACGCGGACCTCGCGGCGAAGCTCGTGGACGCGGCCCACGAGGTCTGCCCGTACTCGAACGCGACCCGCGGGAACATCGACGTGACGATCCTGCTTGGGTGACACAGGAACACCCGCACGCAGGAAGGGCATGCACGTGGACGTGAACGGCACGGTCGCCGACGGCTTCGAGCCGGTCAGGGACGTGTTCGCGCGCAACTTCGAGGCTCTCGGGGACCGGGGCGCGGCCGTCGCCGTGTACCGGGACGGCCGCAAGGTGGTCGACCTGTGGGCCGGCACCCGGGACATCGACGGCACCGAGCCCTGGGAGCGCGGCACCGCGCAGGTCGTGCGCTCGGCCACCAAGGGCGTCGCTGCCGCCGCAGTCCTGCTGCTGCACCAGCGCGGGGAACTGGACCTGGACGCGCCGGTCGCCGAGTACTGGCCCGAGTTCAAGGCGCGCGGCAAGGAGCGGGTGCTGGTCCGGCAGGTGCTGAACCACCGGGCCGGGCTGCCGGTGATCGACCGGCCGCTCACCCCCGAGGAGGCCCTGGACCCGCTGAAGGGCCCCGAGGCGGCCGCCGCCCAGGCACCCGTCTGGGAGCCCGGCACGGACCACGGGTATCACGCGCTGACGTACGGCTGGATGCTGGACGAACTGGTGCGCAGGGTGACCGGGCTCGGCGCCGGTGCGTGGATCGCGCGGGAGATCGCCGGGCCGCTGGGGGCCGAGTTCTGGCTCGGGCTGCCGCCCGAGGAGGAAGCGGCCGGACGGGCCGGACGGGTCGGGCGGGTCGAGGGACCGGAGCCCGCCGGCGGCCTGCGCGCCCGGCCCAGGCGCTCCGTCACCGAGGCCTACGAGGACCCCGGCTCCCTCACCCGTCGCGCCTTCGCCGCGATCACCCCCTTCCCCGATCAGAACACCCCGGCGTACCGGGCGAGCGCCCTGCCCGCGACCAACGGGATCGCCACGGCCGACGGCCTGGCGCGGATCTACGCGGCGATGATCGGCGAGGTCGACGGGGTGCGCCTCCTCGACCCGGCCACGGTCGAACTCGCCCGCGCCGAGGAGTCGGCGGGCCCGGACCGGGTGCTCGTCGTGAACACCCGGTTCGGCCTCGGCCACATGCTGCACGGCAGCGCCTCGCCGTTCCTCGGCGCGGGCTCCTTCGGGCACCCCGGCCGCGGCGGCTCCCTCGGCTTCGCCGACCCGGAGAGCGGCATCGCCTTCGGCTATGTCACCAACGGCTTCCGCAGGACGGTGACGGCGGACCCCAGGGCGCAGGCCCTGGTGAGGGCGGTGCGGGCGGCGCTGTAGCGGCTCACACGTTGATCGAGTGGGACGTCCGACCGGACGCCGCGTCGATCTCGTCGTGGGCCTTGGTGAGCAGTTGCATCGCGAGTTCGTTCAGCGCACGGGCGCCGGCGACCTCCTCTCCCACCCTCGGCTGATTGCTGTCGGACCGGTGGCGGGTGGCATGCCCGTGCGTGCGCACCTCGGTGCCGTCCGGCAGCCGTACCATCGCGGCCGCCCGCGTGTGCTGGTCGTCCTCCTGGAACTCCAACTCGATGTGCCATCCCACAGTGGTGTGCGTCATGACGATCACCTCCGAAGCGTGTGCTTCCAGGGTGCTCCTCGGAGAGCCGCGGCGCACGGGGCGCTGGACCGGCAGCACACCGGCCACTGATTCCCGGTCGCCGGTCAGCCGTCGGACTCCGGTGACGGGAGGTAGGCGCCGGGCACGTCGTTCGGCGCGTACACCTTCCTGTCGCCGGGGTACGGCTCGGTCCAGGCGTGCGTCTGGTACCAGGTGTAGCGGTTCATCTGCTCGGCGTTGGCGTAGTCCGGCACCGCGTGCGCACCGGTCAGGCGCTGGTGCGAGGCCCATGTCTTCCACTGCGCGGCGAGGTTCCGCCGGGCCTCGGGCACCGCGGCGGTCGTCGGCGCGGGGGCCGCGTCGGCGTCCTGGGCGGCCGGGGTGTCCGCGCCGCACGAGGGCGTGGGGCTCACGCCGAGGGTCAGCGAGGTGCGGTTGGGCACCGCGGTGAACGGGGTGTCGTCCGGCTTCCCCGTGAACGCCCCGTACATCGGTGTGGCCGCGCTGTCCTTCTGGTTCATCGGGTGGATCCCGAGGATCTGCTCGACCGTGCGGATCATCGTGATCTGCGTGTAGTAGTGGCTGTCGACGGTGCCGTGCTGGGCGTAGGGGCTGATGATCTGGACCGGCGCCCGGTGGCCGTCGACGTGGTCGAGGCCGTTCTGGGAGTCGTCCTCGACGACGAAGATCGCCGAGTCCTTCCAGTACGTGCTGTGGGAGATCTCGTCGACCATCCGGCCGACCGCGAGGTCGTTGTCGGCGACCTCGGCGGAGGCGTTGGCCGGGCCGCCGGTGTGGTCGTCGGAGAACCAGAACATGTTCAGGTTCGCCGGGCCGTTCTTCTCGAAGTCCTGCTTCCAGATCTGTTCCTTGTAGATGTCCGGGACATCGAGGTCGAACATCGGGAAGCCCTGCACGGAGACCTCGTTGAGCGAGGGGATCGCCGAGCCGGTCCGGATGGGGTACTGGGTCGGCGCCCCGGTCGCGGCCATGGTCTTCGAGTCGCAGTACAGGTTCTGCCAGGTCGCGCCGGAGGGCTTGGACTCGATCGACTGGAACTCGCCGAAGTCCTTGACCGACTTGCCGGCCGCCTGCGCCCCGGTCCACAGGAACCCTGACTTCTGGTGGCCGAGGACGTCGTTCTCGGTGTCGTAACTGCGCGTGTACTCACCGGCGGAGGACTCGGTGTACTCCGGGTTGTCCGACTGCATCAGCCAGTTGTGGCCCTCGGCCGAGTTCGTGCCGATGTCGTAGAAGTTGTCGTAGAGGCCGAACTGCTGGGCCAGGGCGTGCTGGTTGGGTGTGACGTTGGCGCCGAAGGTGGCGAGCGCCGCGTCGCCGTCGCCCTGTGCCATGTCGCCGTAGACCTGGTCGTAGGTGCGGTTCTCCTTGACCAGCAGGAAGACGTGCTTGATCGTCGAGGGGTCGCCGAGGCGGGCGGGGACCGGCACCGGCCTGGCGTGACGGGTGCCCTTGGCCGTCGTGACCGAGCCGGGCGTCCAGCCGTTCTGCCGGAAGACCGTCGCCGTCTGCGCCCTGATCACGAGGTCGCTCGGCAGCGTGAACTGCGTGAGGCTCGACGTGGTGTCGTGGGTTCCGTGACCGGCGGCCGTGGTGGGGCGGCGGGCGTCGATGCCGCGGGTGTTGGAGACGACGACCTTCCCGCCCACGGTGGTGATCTCGGCGGGGAAGTAGTCGGTGGGGAGCAGACCGACGTAACTCGCCGGTTCCTGCGCGGACTTGTACCGGTAGACGGCAACCGCGTTCGCGCGGCCCAGCGTCACCAACAGCCGGCCGTCGTCGGTGAGGGTGACCGCGTCGGGCTCGTAGCCGACCTTCGCCTCGGGCCAGGGCTGGGTGGCGATGGTCTGGACGACCTTGTTCCTGCGGGTGTCGATGACGGAGACGCTGTTGTCGGCGGTGTTGGTGACGAACACCGTGCCGTTCTCTGCGTAGACGGCGGTCGGATGGAGGCCGACGGTGAGGGTGCCGACGGCCGCGGCCGGGTGCGCGGTGTCGATGACACTGACCGTGCCGGTGGTCGAGGCGCCCGTCTCGGGGTCGGCAGGCACCTGTGTGCCGTACGAGTTCATCGTGGTCTCACCGGCCCTGGCCGGGCGGCCGCCCTCGTTGCTGACGTACAGCTTGCCGTCGACCAGGGCGAGACCGCGGGGCGCGGTGCCGACGGCCCAGCTCTGCTCGACGGTACCGGTGGCCGCGTCGAGGGCCACGACCTTGTTCTGGCCGTTGACCGCCGCGTACACGGTGGAGCCGTCGGCGGAGAACACGGCCGCGCCGACCAGGGCCTGCTGGGTGCCGACGGTCGGGATCGGGACGGCCACCGGATCGGCGAGGGTCCCGTCCGCTGCGACCGTGAACTTCGTGTAGCCGGTGGCCTGTCCGAGCCACAGCTGCTTGCCGTCGGGCGAGTAGGTGGGGCCCTCCTGGCCGACCGAGGCGGCGGCGATGCGGAGGTCGTCCGCCGCGTTGGCGCCGATCCTCTGCTTCACCTGCCCGGTCGCGAGGTCCATGATCACCAGTGCGGCGTCGCCGTCGGTGACCGCGGCCGCGAGGTGGGTGCCGTCCGGGCTGACCGTCGACGACATGATCTTGCCGTCGTCGATGACGGTCCGGCTGCCGTACGGCTTGAGGAACTGGTCGCTGGAGATGACCTCGCCGTCGGCGGTGTTCTGCGCGACCTGCTGGGTGCCGAACCGGTAGGTCGAGGCGACCGCGGTGCCGGTGACGCCGAGGGCGACGGCGATGCCGGCGGCCACCAACAGGGTCCGGCGTCCGACCGGCTTCTTCTCTCTGATACGCCGTGTCACATGCATGGACCTATCCCTTCGAGGTGGTGTCGAGCAGCTCGACGTTTCCGTCGAACTGCCACAGCGGGTTCGGGGCGTCCCCGGTCTCGGTCCGCACCAGGAAGTAGCCGTTCACTTCCTTCGGACCGTCCCCGTCGGCCACGAACCGGCCGTCCGATCCGACGTCGAGTTGGTAGATCGCGGTCCCCGTGACCGCGGTACCGGGCAGGTGCCAGGTCACGACACACCGCCAGTCGTTGCCCGCTCCCTGTTGAGCGGCCTGGCCGTCGCTCTTGGTGCACGCCGCCGACGCCCTGAGCCGGGCCTCGGTGACGGCGGGGCGGTGCAGTTGTTCGGTCTGTGTGCGGTACAGGTGGGCGAAGGCGGTGGCGAGCGATCGCTCCACTTTGGCCTGCGTGATGCCCGTCGAGGGAGCGGCCACCGCGAGCACCGCGACGGTGACAGCGGTCAGCGCGGCGAGCGGCAGCACGCCCACCGTGAAGGCACGGCGCCCGGCACCGTCGTAGGCGGGATTGGTGAAGTCCCGCCGGAGGAACAGCAGATGGGCCATCGCGGTCGCGAGCACGGCCCACGCCAGGCTGACGGCGACCCCGATGAGGAGCGGGGCGAGCTGGAGCGGTGCGGTGAACAGGCCGTTCCAGGAGATGAAGGCGTAGCCGGGCAGGGCGAGGCGTACGGCGACGGGCAGCGGCAGCATCTGGGCGACCTGCGTGCCGAGCGCGACCAGCGGGGGCAGCAGCAGCCCCGTCGGGGAGCGGCCCAGCGCGACCGACCCGAGCAGGCCGATCGCGGCGAGGGCCAGGGTGGGGGCCAGGGCCGCGACCCAGGCGAGCAGGACCTTCTCCGCCGCGTCACCGGGCGCCAGAAGGTGGCCGTCGAGGCCGACAAGCGGCTGACTGCCGACGGACGCGAGCCCGCCGAGGGCACTGGAGCAGGCGAGCCCGGCCACGAGCACCAGGATCACGGTGAGGCCGGCCAGCACCTTCGCCGCGAAGATCCGCCGCGGTGAGCGGACCGCCACCAGCAGGTGCCGCCAGGTGCCGAGCCGGTCCTCGGCGGCGAACACGTCACCGGCGACCACCGAGGTCAGCAGCGGCAGCGCCCAGGTGCCCGCGAAGCCCAGCATCACCAGCGGTCCGGCCCATCCGGTGGCGTGCATCCAGCGGCCGAAGAGGGTGTCGGAGGGAAGGGTGCTCTGCTGGCCGACCCCGGCGACGAAGAGTCCCGGCGCGATCCAGCAGGCGAGGACGAGGAGACGGACGCGCCACTGGGAGACGAGCTTGACGAGCTCGAAGCGGTAGCCGCGCGGGACCGAGACGGGCCGGGCGGCGGCGGGGGCGGGGGGCGCGGTGACCGTGGTGGTCATCTACCGGCCTCCTGTCCCTCGGTGAGGGCCAGGAACGCGGCCTCCAGGGGCGAGACCACCGGCGCGAGTTCACGCACCGCGACACCAGACGTCACCAGCCCCGCGACCAGTTCGTCGAGGGCGGGCACCAGGGCGCGGACGACGAGCACACCGGCGTCCCGTGTCCGCCGTCCGCCGTCGTCGACGATCCGGATCCCGTCCGTCGCGTCGGCCAGTCGCCGCGCGGCCTCCGGGTCGGACGTCCGTACCCGGTAGTCGAGTTCACGGCTCTCGGCGGCCAGTTTGCCGAGCGGGCCCGAGAACACGACCCGGCCGGTGGCGAGGATGGTGACCTCGGAGCACAGGGCCTCCAGGTCGTCCATGCGGTGGCTGGAGAGCACGATGGCGGTGCCGTTCGCGGCGAGCCGTTCCAGGACGCCGTGCACATGGCGTTTTCCCGCCGGGTCGAGGCCGTTGGAGGGTTCGTCCAGCACGAGCAGCCGCGGCCGGGTCAGCAGTGCGGCGGCGAGCCCGAGCCGTTGGCGCATGCCGAGGGAGAAGCCGCGGGTCCTGTCGTCGGCGACGTCGGTGAGCCCGACCTCGTCGAGCACGTCGTCGATGCCGGCCGTACGCGCGTCCCGGCCGCGGAGTTCGGCCAGCGCGGCGAGGTTCTGCCGGGCGGTGAGCGAAGGGTAGAGGCCGGGTCCGTCCACGAATCCGGCGACCGAGCCGGGGACGGCGAACGCCCGGCCGACCGGCGTCCCCAGGATCTCCAGGCTGCCGCCGTCGGCGAC is a genomic window containing:
- a CDS encoding MarR family transcriptional regulator, with the translated sequence MTNEEDAGSLLLDDQLCFALYAAQRAVTAAYRPLLDELGLTYPQYLVLLVLWERGETTVKELAGALRLDYGTVSPLLKRLESAGLVSRERAASDERSVRVACTGRAQDLKERAAAVPGALLAATALDSTEAARLREELHRLAQRADAAAERPR
- a CDS encoding organic hydroperoxide resistance protein; translation: MPEETAVDTRPTKIMYVAEATAHGGRDGYVTSQDGQIELKVAMPPALGGDGNGTNPEQLFAAGYSSCFHNALILVGNREGYDLTGSTVAAKVGIGPNKHRGYGLAVALSVSLPVLDADLAAKLVDAAHEVCPYSNATRGNIDVTILLG
- a CDS encoding serine hydrolase domain-containing protein — protein: MDVNGTVADGFEPVRDVFARNFEALGDRGAAVAVYRDGRKVVDLWAGTRDIDGTEPWERGTAQVVRSATKGVAAAAVLLLHQRGELDLDAPVAEYWPEFKARGKERVLVRQVLNHRAGLPVIDRPLTPEEALDPLKGPEAAAAQAPVWEPGTDHGYHALTYGWMLDELVRRVTGLGAGAWIAREIAGPLGAEFWLGLPPEEEAAGRAGRVGRVEGPEPAGGLRARPRRSVTEAYEDPGSLTRRAFAAITPFPDQNTPAYRASALPATNGIATADGLARIYAAMIGEVDGVRLLDPATVELARAEESAGPDRVLVVNTRFGLGHMLHGSASPFLGAGSFGHPGRGGSLGFADPESGIAFGYVTNGFRRTVTADPRAQALVRAVRAAL
- a CDS encoding DUF1876 domain-containing protein → MTHTTVGWHIELEFQEDDQHTRAAAMVRLPDGTEVRTHGHATRHRSDSNQPRVGEEVAGARALNELAMQLLTKAHDEIDAASGRTSHSINV
- a CDS encoding alkaline phosphatase family protein, coding for MHVTRRIREKKPVGRRTLLVAAGIAVALGVTGTAVASTYRFGTQQVAQNTADGEVISSDQFLKPYGSRTVIDDGKIMSSTVSPDGTHLAAAVTDGDAALVIMDLATGQVKQRIGANAADDLRIAAASVGQEGPTYSPDGKQLWLGQATGYTKFTVAADGTLADPVAVPIPTVGTQQALVGAAVFSADGSTVYAAVNGQNKVVALDAATGTVEQSWAVGTAPRGLALVDGKLYVSNEGGRPARAGETTMNSYGTQVPADPETGASTTGTVSVIDTAHPAAAVGTLTVGLHPTAVYAENGTVFVTNTADNSVSVIDTRRNKVVQTIATQPWPEAKVGYEPDAVTLTDDGRLLVTLGRANAVAVYRYKSAQEPASYVGLLPTDYFPAEITTVGGKVVVSNTRGIDARRPTTAAGHGTHDTTSSLTQFTLPSDLVIRAQTATVFRQNGWTPGSVTTAKGTRHARPVPVPARLGDPSTIKHVFLLVKENRTYDQVYGDMAQGDGDAALATFGANVTPNQHALAQQFGLYDNFYDIGTNSAEGHNWLMQSDNPEYTESSAGEYTRSYDTENDVLGHQKSGFLWTGAQAAGKSVKDFGEFQSIESKPSGATWQNLYCDSKTMAATGAPTQYPIRTGSAIPSLNEVSVQGFPMFDLDVPDIYKEQIWKQDFEKNGPANLNMFWFSDDHTGGPANASAEVADNDLAVGRMVDEISHSTYWKDSAIFVVEDDSQNGLDHVDGHRAPVQIISPYAQHGTVDSHYYTQITMIRTVEQILGIHPMNQKDSAATPMYGAFTGKPDDTPFTAVPNRTSLTLGVSPTPSCGADTPAAQDADAAPAPTTAAVPEARRNLAAQWKTWASHQRLTGAHAVPDYANAEQMNRYTWYQTHAWTEPYPGDRKVYAPNDVPGAYLPSPESDG
- a CDS encoding ABC transporter permease, with amino-acid sequence MTTTVTAPPAPAAARPVSVPRGYRFELVKLVSQWRVRLLVLACWIAPGLFVAGVGQQSTLPSDTLFGRWMHATGWAGPLVMLGFAGTWALPLLTSVVAGDVFAAEDRLGTWRHLLVAVRSPRRIFAAKVLAGLTVILVLVAGLACSSALGGLASVGSQPLVGLDGHLLAPGDAAEKVLLAWVAALAPTLALAAIGLLGSVALGRSPTGLLLPPLVALGTQVAQMLPLPVAVRLALPGYAFISWNGLFTAPLQLAPLLIGVAVSLAWAVLATAMAHLLFLRRDFTNPAYDGAGRRAFTVGVLPLAALTAVTVAVLAVAAPSTGITQAKVERSLATAFAHLYRTQTEQLHRPAVTEARLRASAACTKSDGQAAQQGAGNDWRCVVTWHLPGTAVTGTAIYQLDVGSDGRFVADGDGPKEVNGYFLVRTETGDAPNPLWQFDGNVELLDTTSKG
- a CDS encoding ABC transporter ATP-binding protein, which encodes MDALHAVRARGITKCFGEVVALDGVDLDVTRGQIHGLVGPNGAGKTTLLGLLLGLSVADGGSLEILGTPVGRAFAVPGSVAGFVDGPGLYPSLTARQNLAALAELRGRDARTAGIDDVLDEVGLTDVADDRTRGFSLGMRQRLGLAAALLTRPRLLVLDEPSNGLDPAGKRHVHGVLERLAANGTAIVLSSHRMDDLEALCSEVTILATGRVVFSGPLGKLAAESRELDYRVRTSDPEAARRLADATDGIRIVDDGGRRTRDAGVLVVRALVPALDELVAGLVTSGVAVRELAPVVSPLEAAFLALTEGQEAGR